The following are encoded together in the Citrobacter arsenatis genome:
- the hemW gene encoding radical SAM family heme chaperone HemW, whose amino-acid sequence MVKLPPLSLYIHIPWCVQKCPYCDFNSHALKGEVPHDDYVQHLLSDLDSEVAHAQGREVKTIFIGGGTPSLLSGPAMQTLLDGVRTRLNLAADAEITMEANPGTVEADRFVDYQRAGVNRISIGVQSFSATKLERLGRIHGPEEAKRAANLASGLGLRSFNLDLMHGLPDQTLEEALGDLQQAIALNPPHLSWYQLTIEPNTLFGSRPPVLPDDDALWDIFEQGHQLLTAAGYQQYETSAYARSGYQCQHNLNYWRFGDYLGIGCGAHGKITFPDGRILRTTKTRHPRGYMQGRYLESQRDVAEADKPFEFFMNRFRLLEAAPRAEFTQYTGLTEDVIRRQIDEAIAQGYLSECDEYWQITQHGKLFLNSLLELFLAE is encoded by the coding sequence ATGGTTAAGCTTCCGCCGCTCAGTCTTTATATTCACATCCCGTGGTGCGTACAGAAATGTCCGTACTGCGACTTCAACTCGCATGCGCTAAAAGGCGAAGTCCCTCATGACGACTATGTTCAGCATCTGCTGAGCGATCTGGACTCTGAGGTAGCCCACGCCCAGGGACGTGAAGTAAAGACGATTTTTATCGGTGGTGGTACGCCGAGCCTGCTTTCTGGCCCGGCAATGCAAACGCTGCTCGACGGCGTGCGCACACGGCTGAATCTGGCCGCAGATGCAGAAATCACGATGGAGGCGAATCCCGGAACGGTGGAAGCCGATCGCTTTGTTGATTATCAACGCGCTGGCGTAAACCGTATTTCGATTGGCGTACAGAGCTTTAGCGCCACCAAACTCGAGCGTCTGGGACGTATTCACGGGCCGGAAGAAGCTAAACGAGCGGCAAATCTGGCGAGCGGTCTGGGGCTACGCAGCTTTAACCTCGACCTGATGCATGGTTTACCGGATCAGACGCTGGAAGAGGCGCTGGGCGATTTACAGCAGGCCATTGCGCTCAACCCGCCGCATCTTTCCTGGTATCAGTTGACCATCGAACCCAATACGCTGTTTGGTTCCCGACCGCCGGTTTTACCGGACGATGACGCGCTGTGGGATATTTTTGAGCAAGGCCACCAGCTACTGACCGCCGCGGGGTATCAACAATACGAAACCTCAGCTTACGCCAGGTCGGGTTATCAGTGTCAGCACAACCTTAACTACTGGCGTTTTGGTGACTATCTCGGCATTGGCTGTGGCGCGCATGGCAAAATCACTTTCCCGGACGGGCGCATCCTGCGCACCACCAAAACGCGGCATCCGCGTGGATACATGCAAGGGCGTTATCTCGAAAGTCAGCGTGATGTCGCCGAAGCCGATAAGCCGTTCGAATTCTTTATGAACCGTTTCCGGCTGCTGGAAGCCGCGCCTCGCGCGGAGTTCACGCAATATACCGGGCTTACCGAAGACGTGATTCGTCGACAGATCGATGAGGCTATCGCCCAAGGCTATCTGAGTGAATGCGATGAATACTGGCAGATTACCCAACACGGTAAGTTGTTTTTGAATTCGCTGCTGGAGCTGTTTCTGGCGGAATAA
- the ansB gene encoding L-asparaginase 2 — translation MEFFKRTALAALVMGFSGAALALPNITILATGGTIAGGGDSATKSNYTAGKVGVENLVDAVPQLKDIAVVKGEQVVNIGSQDMNDEVWLTLAKKINTECDKTDGFVVTHGTDTMEETAYFLDLTVKCNKPVVLVGAMRPSTGMSADGPFNLYNAVVTAADKASANRGVLVVMNDTVMDGRDVTKTNTTDVATFKSVNYGPLGYIHNGKIDYQRTPARKHTTSTPFDVSKLTELPKVGIVYNYANASELPAKALVDAGYAGIVSAGVGNGNLYKTIFDTLATAAHKGTVVVRSSRVPTGATTQDAEVDDAKYGFVASGSLNPQKARVLLQLALTQTKDPKQIQEMFNQY, via the coding sequence ATGGAGTTTTTCAAGAGAACGGCACTTGCCGCACTGGTTATGGGTTTCAGCGGCGCGGCGCTTGCACTGCCAAACATTACTATTTTAGCAACTGGCGGGACCATTGCCGGCGGCGGTGATTCCGCGACAAAATCTAACTACACGGCAGGCAAGGTTGGCGTAGAAAATCTGGTTGATGCCGTACCTCAGTTGAAAGATATCGCTGTTGTAAAAGGTGAGCAGGTGGTGAACATCGGCTCCCAGGATATGAACGACGAAGTCTGGTTAACGCTGGCGAAAAAGATTAATACCGAGTGTGATAAAACCGACGGCTTCGTGGTAACTCATGGTACGGATACCATGGAAGAAACCGCCTATTTCCTCGACCTGACCGTTAAGTGCAACAAGCCGGTAGTGCTGGTCGGCGCAATGCGTCCGTCTACGGGGATGAGCGCTGATGGCCCGTTCAACCTGTATAACGCAGTGGTAACCGCCGCAGATAAAGCCTCTGCCAACCGCGGTGTGCTGGTGGTGATGAACGACACCGTGATGGATGGTCGTGACGTGACCAAAACCAACACAACCGATGTGGCTACCTTCAAATCTGTTAACTATGGCCCGCTGGGTTATATCCATAACGGTAAAATCGACTACCAGCGTACCCCTGCGCGTAAGCACACCACGTCTACTCCGTTCGATGTGTCTAAGCTGACCGAGCTGCCGAAAGTTGGGATTGTTTACAACTACGCTAACGCCTCCGAACTGCCGGCAAAAGCGCTGGTGGACGCGGGTTACGCCGGGATCGTCAGTGCGGGAGTAGGTAACGGTAACCTGTATAAAACCATTTTCGATACGCTGGCAACCGCCGCACACAAAGGTACCGTTGTGGTGCGTTCATCTCGTGTACCAACGGGCGCCACCACGCAGGATGCAGAAGTTGATGATGCAAAATATGGATTTGTGGCTTCAGGCTCTCTGAACCCGCAAAAAGCGCGTGTTCTGCTACAGCTTGCGCTGACCCAAACCAAGGATCCTAAGCAGATCCAGGAAATGTTTAATCAGTATTAA
- a CDS encoding DUF2884 domain-containing protein, whose protein sequence is MMRKTLLAAVLTFTAMAAHADYKCSVTPRDDVILSPQTVQVKGENGDLVITQAGDVTFNGKQYNLNAAQREQAKDYQAALRSSLPWIDEGARARVEKGRVALDKIIAKEVGESSNMRGRLTKLDAQLKAQMNRIIEHRTDGLTFHYKAIDQVRADGQQLVNQAMGGILQDSINEMGAKAVLKGGGNPLQGVLGSLGGLQTSIQNEWKNQEQDFQQFGKDVCARVVTLENDRKTLVSTLK, encoded by the coding sequence ATGATGCGCAAAACGCTGCTGGCGGCAGTCCTAACGTTCACGGCGATGGCCGCACATGCCGATTACAAGTGCAGCGTCACCCCGCGTGACGATGTGATTTTGAGCCCACAAACGGTGCAGGTGAAGGGTGAGAACGGCGACCTGGTTATTACCCAGGCCGGTGATGTCACCTTTAACGGTAAGCAGTACAACCTGAACGCTGCGCAGCGTGAGCAGGCTAAAGATTATCAGGCGGCGTTGCGTAGCAGCCTGCCGTGGATTGACGAAGGTGCCAGAGCGCGCGTGGAGAAAGGTCGCGTGGCGCTGGACAAAATCATCGCCAAAGAAGTAGGCGAAAGCAGCAACATGCGTGGCCGCTTAACCAAGCTTGATGCGCAATTGAAAGCGCAGATGAACCGTATCATTGAACATCGTACTGACGGTCTCACCTTCCATTATAAGGCGATTGATCAGGTCCGCGCGGACGGACAACAACTGGTGAATCAGGCGATGGGCGGTATTTTGCAGGACAGCATCAACGAGATGGGGGCGAAAGCCGTGCTCAAAGGCGGTGGTAATCCGCTGCAGGGCGTACTCGGAAGCCTCGGTGGTTTGCAGACCTCAATTCAGAATGAATGGAAGAATCAGGAACAAGACTTCCAGCAGTTTGGTAAAGATGTTTGCGCCCGCGTCGTGACGCTGGAAAACGATCGTAAAACGCTGGTTAGCACACTGAAATAA
- a CDS encoding YggL family protein produces MAKNRSRRLRKKMHIDEFQEIGFSVAWRFPEGTSGEQVDQIVDDFINEVIEPNKLAFDGSGYLAWEGLICLQEIGKCTEEHQAIVRKWLEEHKLEEVRTSELFDIWWD; encoded by the coding sequence ATGGCAAAGAACCGTAGCCGTCGTCTGCGTAAAAAAATGCACATCGACGAATTCCAGGAAATAGGATTTTCGGTTGCATGGCGTTTCCCGGAAGGTACATCTGGAGAGCAGGTCGATCAAATCGTTGATGATTTCATCAATGAGGTTATCGAACCGAATAAACTGGCCTTTGACGGCAGCGGCTATCTCGCCTGGGAGGGTCTGATCTGTCTGCAGGAAATCGGCAAGTGCACCGAAGAACATCAGGCAATCGTGCGTAAGTGGCTGGAAGAGCACAAACTCGAAGAAGTGCGTACCAGCGAACTTTTCGATATTTGGTGGGACTAA